A stretch of DNA from Agrobacterium cucumeris:
ACTATCGCAAATTCTCGCGAGGAGCGAAAACGCGATATCGTCCGTATTTGAAACGCTTGGGAGACTGTCCGTCGGCATTTATGTCATGCACATCATCGCCATCGGCTTTGGCCGGGCTGTTGCAGTAAAACTGTTTCAGGTGACAGATATGGCAAGCCTTCTGGCAATCACGACAATCATCGGTGTTGCGCTGCCGGCCATCGTTCAAATGGCCGCCATCCGCCTTGGCATCCATGAGTGGCTGGCATTGCCCGCCTCGGCCCATAGAAGATCAAACGACATCACACCGTCTTTCGGGCGCATCCGCAAAAAGCTGAAAAAACATTCGTAAAACAAATAATTACCAATTCGTGATATCAAGACATAAAGAAACTTCTCAAGCGTGACAAAACTGCACTAGCGCAATGCAGCAATCGAAGAGATTATGGCTCTGACTGAATATTAAAAGCAAAGACATCAACGCTCCTCTGAACCACGAATGTGCGCGATTGCAGCTTTCTGGCACAGATGATCGGTGAATGAACTTGAAGCATCGCCTGGAATTGGGCATATGCCTGATGCGGGCAGAAGCAGTTTCTAAATACGTTTCTGCTTAAGGAATGTAATACCGGTGAAGTTTACTTTACCGGCTCTGTTTATGACGTGTCTATTTTTTAAAAATTATACGATGTCCGGACTGTTTTACTTTTCGGACGAAATTCATTTTGAGGACCAAATGCGTTTATTGAATGTTTCGATTCTGCTTGCCTCCGCAGCACTGACAGGCTGCACGGTCACAGCGGCGTCCGGGCCTGATGCGGCGTCAATCGAATCCAACGCTTCGGTAAAATTCGGTTCCAAGGACAAGCAGAAAACCGCAGGCGTCGACTACGCGCTGATCGACATAAACAGTTCCGTCCTGAATTATGTCGGCGATACCACGACAACGACCCTGCTCGGCAGCTTCGGTGGTGGCAAGGGCGGTGTGCCTGCGCTGCCAATGGGTGTCGGCGACGTGGTGCAGGTGGCGATCTTCGAAAGTCAGGCGGGTGGTCTGTTCATCCCGAGTGATGCGGGCAGCCGCCCCGGCAACTTTATCAGCCTGCCCAACCAGACGGTGGATCGGGAAGGCAATATCAGCGTGCCCTATGCCGGCAAGATCCGCGCGACCGGCCGCAATGTCGAGGATGTGCAGAGCGAAATCGAGGAGCGACTTGCCAACCGCGCCATCGAACCGCAGGTTCTCATCACCAAGATTTCCAGCCGTTCGGCGCAGGCCTCCGTGCTTGGCGATGTCAAGGAGCCGACAAAGGTCCAGCTGTCGGAAGCGGGCGATCGCGTTCTTGACGTGATCTCCTATGCCAAGGGCCTCAGCGCGCCCAATATCGAATCCTATGTAACGCTGATCCGCCGCGGCAAGACTGCGCGCGTCAACTATAATCACCTCGTCAGCACGCCGAGCGAGAACATCTATGTGGTTCCGGGCGACACGATCATGGTGGAACGTGAGCGCCGCACTTATCTCGCCTTCGGCGCTTCCGGCCTCAACGGCCGTTTCGAATTCGAGGACGCCGATCTCAAGCTTTCGGATGCGCTCGGCAAGGCGGGCGGATTGCTCGATTCCCGCGCGGATCCGGCCCAGGTCTATGTCTATCGCACCGTCAAGCGCGAGCTTCTGGTCAAACTGGGCATCAATACGTCCAAGTTCCCCGGGCAGGACGTTCCGGTCATCTTCCGCGCCAATCTGCGCGATCCCTCCACCTTCTTCGCCAGCACGAAATTCCCGATGCAGGATCGCGACATCATCTACGTCACGAATTCGCAGGCAACCGAACTTTACAAGTTCCTCGATCTCGTCGGCTCCGTTCCCGCAACGACGGGCAATGTGGCCGAGGATGTACTTGCGACGCGCAACGCCATCCGGGCCTTCTGACCCATGGCATCGCGCCGCTGACACCAAAGCCGCCCCGGAAACGAGGCGGCTTTTTTGGCTGAAACCATCAGCGGAGATTGTCCGCCGGTCAGGATGCATATCGACGACATTCCGCTCCAGCAACTGACGGCACCGGTGAACACAGATGCTGATCGTGGAGGCAGAGGCCGACGCTCAGGCAGCGGCTGTCGCGTGGTAAGCCGGCGACCGACATCGACCAAGAACCGCCACACCCCCTGCTCCGCAAGGCGTAGCGCCGTGGCCATTGTCGCCGCCATTACAAAAGTTTAAGGTGATTTCGCAGCGCAATGGGTATCTTCTGGGTGGCAAGCTGCTCCCAAGGCTTGCCGCACATGTTCGGGAAACATGTATCGCTCTCATTATGCGGAATCGTCAGATGAAACGTTTCTGGACCGCCCTCAGCGTTCTTGCCATCGCAGCCATCGGCGCGTGGTATTTCAAAGACCGCCTGCCGCTCGATCAAATTCCCTATCTCAAGCAATTCGCCAGCGTCTCGCAACAGACGGCCCCTGCCACGGCTGATACCAGGGCGCAGCACGCACAAAACGGCCAGGCCGCCCCACAACAGGGCCAAAGACAGGGTGGCGGGCGGCGCAATGGCGGACCGCCCACCGTCAGCACCATCGCCGTCGACAAGGCGACGCTGCCGATGGATGCCATGGCGACAGGCTGGGCGGTTGCGGCCGATATCACCAATATCGCCCCGCTTCAGGCCGGTCTCGTCACGGAAATCGCGGCAAAGGACGGCCAGCATATCAAGGCCGGTGATCTGATCCTGAAAATGGATGACCGCATCGCCCGCGCCGCCGTCGACAAGGACCAGGCCAATATTGCCGCCGATCAGGCGACGCTCGATCAGGCCGAGGCGGCTTTCCAGCGCGCCGCCAATCTGGTCAAGCAGAATGCCGAAGCCCAGCAAGTGCTGGATCTCGCCAAGGCGGCGCGGGATTCGGCCAGCGCCAAGATCGGTGCTGACCGCGCGGCACTGGCCGCCGACCAGGTGACGCTCGAGAATATGGAGATCCGTGCGCCCTTTGACGGTCGGCTGGGCGATATCAGCGTCAGCCCCGGCGCTTATCTCAGCGCCGGCGTCAATATCGTGACGATCACGAAATACGACCCCATCGATGTCAGCTTCCGTCTGTCCCAACGTTACCTGCCGCAATTGCGCGAAGGCCTCGAGAAGGGCGCAACTGTGGATGTGGACCCGGCGGCAACCGGCGGTGAAGCCATGCAGGGCGTGCTGCGCTTTTACGACAATACGGTGGACCAGACCTCCGGCACCGTGCTGGCGAAAGCCGAATTCAAGAACGACCGCGGCCTTTTATGGCCCGGCCAGTCCGTCAACGTCACAGCCCACTTCGTCTCGGATGAAGAGATGATCGTCGTGCCGACGGTTGCGGTTCGGCCGGGGCCGAAGGGAAGTTTCGTCTATACCGTCGATGAAAACCACCGTGTCCATATGACGACGGTCGAAGTCGCCCGTTCGAACGGCGATCTCACCGCCATCGCCAGCGGCCTGTCCGGTGGAGAACATGTCATCATCGAAGGCCAGTCGGAACTCGCCGATGGCCAGCAGGTTGTCGAGCAGTTTTCCGACAAGGGTGGCGCAGATGGCAATCTGGCCGCCAATGTTCCACAGGAAAAGGCTGGCACCCCATGATCTCGAATTTCTGCATCAACCGGCCCGTCGCAACCACTCTTCTCGCCATCGGCCTCGTGCTGGCCGGGCTTGCCGGTTTCCGCCTGCTGCCCGTCGCCGCACTGCCGAAGGTCGATTTTCCGACAATCAGCGTCTCGTCGTCGCTATCGGGCGCTTCGCCGCAGACCATGGCCACATCGGTCACCACCCCGCTGGTCAAGCAGTTCGAGACCATTCCGGGCGTCAGCGAGATCAGCGCCACCAATACGTTGGGCAACAGCTCGATCGTGCTGCAATTCGACCTTAACCGCGATATCGATGCGGCGGCTGCCGATGTTCAGGCAGCGATTTCGCGCGCGCAACGGCAATTGCCAAGCAACATGACGACGACGCCAAGCTACCGCAAGACCAACCCGGCCGATGCCCCGGTGCTGTTGCTGGCGATAAACAGCAAGGAACTGCCAACCAGCAAGGTGGATGAGATCGCCGAAGATATCATCTCGCCGCTACTTTCCACCATTTCCGGCGTCGCCCAGGTCAGTGTCTATGGGGCGCAGACCTATGCCGTGCGCATCGGCCTCGATCCGGCGCAGCTTCAGGCGCGCGGGCTCGGCGTCGATACCGTTACCAATGCGATAGCACAGGCGAATAATCAGGTGCCCGTTGGTGCATTACAGAACGACAACCAGCGCCTGACAATCGAGGCCGATACCCAGCGCACGGATGCCGCGGCCTTCCGTACCCTCGTCGTAGCGACGAATAATGGCGCACCTATCCATCTCGGTGACATCGCCAATGTTACCGATAGCATCGACAACACCAATGCCGGTAGCTGGTTTGACGGCGAACAGGCGATCATCCTTGCCGTACAGCGACAGCCGGACGCCAATACCGTCGACGTTGTCGATGCCATCAAGGCCAAGCTGCCGGCACTTCGCCAGCAATTACCGCCCTCGGTGAACATCAACGTCATGAATGACGCCTCGACCGCCATCACGGATGCGATCTCCGATGTCCAGTTCACGCTTTTCCTCACCATCGGGCTGGTCGTCGCGGTCATCTATCTTTTCACCGGCCACCTGACGGCGACCATCATTCCGGGCCTTGCCGTACCTTTGTCGCTGATCACCGCCTTCGGCGCCATGTATGTGCTGGGTTACAGCATCGACAATATCTCACTGCTTGGCCTCACATTGTCCGTGGGGCTGGTGGTGGACGATGCCATCGTCATGCTGGAAAACATATTACGCCTGCATGAAAAAGGGCTGACCATGCGGGAAGCTGCCCTTCAGGGGGCGGCCGAAGTCAGCAATACCATCCTGTCCATGTCCATCTCGCTGGTTGCCGTGTTTATTCCCATCCTGTTGATGGGTGGG
This window harbors:
- a CDS encoding efflux RND transporter periplasmic adaptor subunit — its product is MKRFWTALSVLAIAAIGAWYFKDRLPLDQIPYLKQFASVSQQTAPATADTRAQHAQNGQAAPQQGQRQGGGRRNGGPPTVSTIAVDKATLPMDAMATGWAVAADITNIAPLQAGLVTEIAAKDGQHIKAGDLILKMDDRIARAAVDKDQANIAADQATLDQAEAAFQRAANLVKQNAEAQQVLDLAKAARDSASAKIGADRAALAADQVTLENMEIRAPFDGRLGDISVSPGAYLSAGVNIVTITKYDPIDVSFRLSQRYLPQLREGLEKGATVDVDPAATGGEAMQGVLRFYDNTVDQTSGTVLAKAEFKNDRGLLWPGQSVNVTAHFVSDEEMIVVPTVAVRPGPKGSFVYTVDENHRVHMTTVEVARSNGDLTAIASGLSGGEHVIIEGQSELADGQQVVEQFSDKGGADGNLAANVPQEKAGTP
- a CDS encoding polysaccharide biosynthesis/export family protein — encoded protein: MRLLNVSILLASAALTGCTVTAASGPDAASIESNASVKFGSKDKQKTAGVDYALIDINSSVLNYVGDTTTTTLLGSFGGGKGGVPALPMGVGDVVQVAIFESQAGGLFIPSDAGSRPGNFISLPNQTVDREGNISVPYAGKIRATGRNVEDVQSEIEERLANRAIEPQVLITKISSRSAQASVLGDVKEPTKVQLSEAGDRVLDVISYAKGLSAPNIESYVTLIRRGKTARVNYNHLVSTPSENIYVVPGDTIMVERERRTYLAFGASGLNGRFEFEDADLKLSDALGKAGGLLDSRADPAQVYVYRTVKRELLVKLGINTSKFPGQDVPVIFRANLRDPSTFFASTKFPMQDRDIIYVTNSQATELYKFLDLVGSVPATTGNVAEDVLATRNAIRAF